The Flavobacteriaceae bacterium 3519-10 genome includes a window with the following:
- a CDS encoding 3-deoxy-manno-octulosonate cytidylyltransferase, with the protein MKIIAVIPARYEASRFPGKLMEMLGDRTVISTTYQNVVDTGLFNEVFVATDSEIIFNEITERGGNAVMSGQHETGSDRIAEVVQNIDCDIVVNVQGDEPFLDTEPLKQLISVFDTDLDQNISLASLKIKINSITDIENPNHVKVITDHEGFALYFSRSVIPFPRAIHPDVEYFRHIGVYAFRKTALLNFSRLPMRPLEISEKIECIRYLEYGMKIKMIETDFVGVGIDVPEDLEKARAILSARNNTNR; encoded by the coding sequence TTGAAAATCATAGCTGTAATTCCCGCGCGATACGAAGCCAGCCGGTTTCCCGGCAAACTCATGGAAATGTTGGGCGACAGGACCGTCATTTCCACGACCTACCAAAATGTGGTTGATACGGGTTTGTTTAATGAAGTTTTCGTCGCCACAGATTCTGAAATTATTTTTAATGAGATAACAGAACGTGGCGGAAACGCTGTAATGAGCGGGCAGCACGAAACAGGAAGCGACCGTATTGCTGAGGTTGTGCAGAATATCGACTGTGATATTGTGGTCAATGTTCAGGGTGACGAACCGTTTCTGGATACCGAGCCGCTGAAACAGCTGATTTCGGTTTTTGATACAGATTTAGATCAAAACATTTCGTTGGCTTCCTTAAAAATAAAGATCAACAGCATCACGGATATAGAAAATCCGAATCATGTGAAGGTAATCACTGATCATGAAGGGTTTGCACTATATTTCAGCCGTTCGGTGATTCCGTTTCCGCGCGCGATTCATCCGGACGTAGAATATTTCCGACATATCGGAGTTTATGCTTTCAGAAAAACTGCGCTTCTCAATTTTTCGCGGCTGCCGATGAGACCTTTGGAAATTTCTGAAAAAATCGAGTGCATTCGCTACCTTGAATACGGAATGAAGATCAAAATGATCGAAACCGATTTTGTTGGTGTCGGCATCGATGTTCCCGAAGATCTCGAGAAAGCAAGAGCCATTCTTAGCGCCCGGAACAACACAAACCGCTAA
- a CDS encoding hypothetical signal peptide-containing protein, with translation MKKAILVFILCIGGLFSAQTAKEIIDQNIELSGGLTNWKLLNSIIIQGKLTLGVNDQYPIKIYQQRPNLTKTVIVINKKETAVEGYDGKKGYAMNYATNKIQEYPNYSAESFDTDFIDWESKGFEAKYLGKEKVGEIYCHKVELTKNVNKTMYYFDAKSYMLLKEVQKDETLVYSDYRKIGSLMMPFRIESASPKKDSDYVMVINRIETNKVLPENTFKF, from the coding sequence ATGAAAAAAGCAATTTTAGTATTCATCCTCTGCATCGGCGGGTTATTTTCCGCACAAACTGCCAAAGAAATTATCGACCAAAATATTGAACTTTCAGGTGGCCTCACGAACTGGAAACTATTAAATTCCATCATCATTCAGGGAAAACTTACGCTGGGCGTAAACGACCAGTATCCTATAAAAATTTATCAGCAAAGGCCTAATCTTACCAAAACAGTAATCGTCATCAATAAGAAAGAGACGGCAGTGGAGGGTTATGACGGCAAAAAAGGCTACGCGATGAATTATGCTACAAACAAAATTCAGGAATATCCCAATTACAGCGCGGAAAGCTTTGACACCGATTTCATCGATTGGGAGAGCAAAGGATTCGAAGCCAAATATCTGGGCAAAGAAAAAGTGGGCGAAATTTACTGCCATAAAGTGGAACTCACCAAAAACGTGAATAAAACAATGTATTATTTCGATGCAAAAAGCTACATGCTTCTGAAGGAAGTGCAGAAAGATGAGACTTTGGTGTATAGCGATTACCGCAAAATCGGCAGCCTCATGATGCCTTTCCGCATAGAATCTGCGTCGCCTAAGAAAGACAGCGATTATGTGATGGTGATTAACAGAATTGAAACAAATAAGGTTTTGCCGGAGAATACATTTAAATTTTAA
- a CDS encoding aminotransferase, class I, producing MKVSKLATNLIGSEIINIGNQVNDLKSQGAEIANLTIGDLDSDIYPIPASLKEEIQKAYQNNLTNYPPANGLLSLRKAVATDLDKRWDLHYSPEEILVAGGSRPLIYATFKTIVDEGDKVVYPIPSWNNNHYSYLSHAQKTEVETSQANNFLPIAAELKPHLEGAVLLALCSPLNPTGTMFTKEQLTEICQLVLEENAKRTDGEKPLYLMYDQIYAMLTFDQQHFNPVSLFPEMKKYTIFIDGTSKCFAATGIRVGWSFGPQEVMDKMKSLLGHIGAWAPKPEQQAVSVFLNDAANVDGFVSDFKGKIEESLKVLHSGIQEMKNSGFRVDSITPMGALYLTIEIDYLGKIKPDGTPIKDSSELVFYLIEEAGVALVPFSAFGNSRNMPWFRASVGGLSTEEIRNMVPRLEKALTGLR from the coding sequence ATGAAAGTATCAAAGCTCGCCACAAACCTGATCGGTTCAGAAATCATTAATATCGGCAATCAGGTAAACGACCTCAAATCCCAGGGTGCTGAAATTGCGAATCTTACGATTGGTGATTTAGATTCAGATATTTACCCGATTCCGGCAAGTTTAAAAGAGGAAATTCAGAAAGCTTATCAGAATAACTTAACCAATTATCCGCCCGCGAATGGCCTTTTGTCCTTACGCAAAGCCGTCGCAACCGACCTCGATAAGCGTTGGGACCTGCATTATTCACCTGAAGAAATTTTGGTTGCAGGTGGATCCCGGCCGCTGATCTACGCAACTTTCAAAACCATTGTGGACGAAGGCGATAAGGTGGTGTACCCAATTCCATCCTGGAATAATAACCACTATTCTTATCTGTCGCATGCACAAAAAACCGAGGTTGAAACTTCGCAGGCAAACAATTTCCTTCCGATTGCTGCTGAATTGAAACCACACCTGGAAGGGGCGGTACTTTTGGCGCTTTGTTCGCCGCTAAACCCCACCGGAACGATGTTTACGAAGGAACAGCTTACCGAAATATGCCAACTGGTTCTGGAGGAAAACGCAAAACGGACGGACGGTGAAAAGCCGCTTTATCTGATGTATGATCAGATCTACGCAATGCTCACATTCGATCAGCAGCATTTTAATCCGGTTTCACTATTCCCCGAAATGAAAAAATATACCATCTTTATTGACGGAACATCCAAATGTTTTGCTGCAACCGGCATCCGTGTTGGCTGGAGTTTTGGGCCGCAGGAAGTAATGGATAAAATGAAATCGTTGCTCGGACATATCGGTGCGTGGGCGCCAAAGCCTGAACAGCAGGCTGTTTCGGTGTTTTTAAATGATGCTGCGAATGTGGATGGTTTCGTTTCGGATTTTAAAGGAAAGATTGAAGAGAGTCTCAAGGTGCTTCATTCGGGTATTCAGGAGATGAAAAACAGTGGTTTTCGTGTCGACAGCATTACGCCAATGGGCGCGCTGTATCTTACAATTGAAATCGATTATTTAGGAAAGATAAAACCCGACGGAACTCCTATTAAAGATTCGTCCGAGCTCGTCTTCTATTTGATTGAAGAAGCAGGCGTGGCGCTTGTTCCGTTCTCTGCCTTCGGAAATTCGCGCAATATGCCTTGGTTCAGGGCTTCTGTAGGCGGTTTATCTACTGAGGAAATTAGAAACATGGTGCCGAGGCTAGAAAAAGCATTGACAGGTTTGAGATAA